From the Scomber scombrus chromosome 22, fScoSco1.1, whole genome shotgun sequence genome, the window AAGCTGGAAGAGAACGCTTTCAGAATTTGGAGATGCTAATGGATGTTGTTGACTTATATTATCCATGAATAAAAGCTTGATTTCAGCTCCAATAAATCTAATTGAgttatttgtgtgtgaaaattAAAGTGTACTATTTCTGTTAATTATAGGCCATAGTGTAGTTGGTTGATGTTGCTGAGGTTCCTACTAACCACCACTAGAGGCTGTTAAAAGTCAGAATAGAAAGCCCCTTTAAGGCCATAGAGATGTTCTAAGTGATGACCAGAAAACAACACTGCAGATTTTACAGGATaacatttcatgtgtttctttttcctgcGACTCTGCCGACTCGTGCATGAAACAAGATGAAGGAGTTGCTGAACAGGATTCTGAAACTTGAGGCCAAAGCTTCACATGGAGAAATTAAAGTGTTCACTGTAAGCACTGAATATTTAGCGTCCAACTGAGCGAAGTGTGAAACGTGATGTTCTAGGAAACGGTCTCGCTGATAAATCTTATCTTCCACCCCGAGCTTTTAATACGGCCTCAgctccaacaacaacaagacaGAAATACTCACTTTGAAATGCAACAGATTGAAATGTGCTTGGAACATGATCACAGAAGGCTTTTCATGAAAAAGAACTCCGGAGGGACGAGACTGCAGGCTCGAGGACTCCAACTATCTCTGTTTATGTGTCACTGTCTGTTCTCTATGACAATAATCTAGAAGAGGGCAGTGTTTACTGTGACTATGGATACAATGATACAGTCAAGAACAAACAAATGCCCATAGTCACTAGAAATTAGATACCGTAGGGTGTTATGGTTTTATTACAACAAATAGTCAGGCATGTGTGCGAAGTGGAAGTTTCAGCTATAATAGTGAAGTATGCAAGAAATTAGTGAATATCACAACATGGCCAATGCTGAAACATTAGCCAAACAGCAGCCTGCAACATTGGAGCCACAGATTCTGGACAACTCACATTAGTTTCTCTGCTAAAGTCTCCAATAGAAAGcgtttattgtcattgtacatcgCTATACAACAAAGTTAAGTTATTgcacttcaaaaataaatactttatagGGAATAATAGAGGGAATAAAAGACTGACAGTGTTTCTTATGTGTAAGTGTTTGAGGAGTTCAGAATTCTGAGAGCTTAAAGAAAGAAACTGCTCTTTAGTCTGTTTGTCCTGCTTTTAATGGATCTGTACCGCCTCCTGGAGGGCAAGAGGTTGAACAGGCGCTGACCAGGCTGGCTCTGCAGAGGCACTGAGAGCTGGAGATGTCATCCACGGTGGGCAGAGGTCAGCTGATGAATTTCTGGGCTGTACTGATGATCCTCTGCAGAGCctacggttagggttagggggcaTACTGCATCACTGCTTCAGCCAGCATACCACACCATGATGGAGTACAATCAGTACACTCAATGGTGGAGCAGTAAAAGGCCATATGCAGCTTCTCCAGATTGCTCCTCCTAAGCAGTCTTAAGAAGTGGAGTCGCTGCTGGGACTTTTTAACCACCGCTGAGGTGTTGGCCATCCAGGAGAAGTCCTCTGTGATGTGTGCTCTGGGGAACTTGGAAGGAGAAACCTTTGTCGACACAGTCCCCGTTGATGTGGAGTGGGGCTGCATTCGTTGTGTTTCTCCTGAAGTCCTTCTTTTCTAACTTACAGACATTGACTCGCTTCTTCTTATAAATCTTTGGTTGTTGAATGACCCACCAAACAAACTCCTTCATCCATTGGGGAAAAAGATTaactgctcagctgcagcacattaaacaacatGTTAACACACCTGTAAATGCATTTCAGGCCTGATAGATGCTGGTGCACCACTGCTGACAACACACTGTCCACCCAAGATTTCTTGTTTCAGCAGTTTAGTCTTGGACACCTACAAGCACCTCAAGATACCAAATTTTTTTCCAGATACATTTTCCACCCACCTGCAGTATGACCCaatcaaaactaataaaatccATAATACTGCCCATGATTTCTAGTTTCAGCAGTTTAGTCTGGTCTCCTACAGTGCAACACCGGCACTCCCAGCAGCTGTCAATCCAACGCAGACACCTACAAGCCCCTAAAGAAAGCTGATATTTTCCCAGATACCTTTTCCAGTCTGCATTATGACGCAATCAAAACGAACAAAaccaataatacaaaatgttttgtgaGCTTTGTAATCCTTTATCTAAAGGTTTTCTTGTGTTAAGATCTGGCTTGACCACTGTTACAGTCAACAAACTATAAGATGTTATTCTTGTGGTTCATTTATTGTTGTCAAATGTCTTCCCTTCTTAACTTTGCACGCCATGACCTATGGTTGAAGCTTTATTtttgcttgtgtatgtgtattttaaagCATTATGTCATCTAAATGCATTGACATTAAGAAGAATATTACCATTAGTTTAATCTGTTGTCTTCAtaaagaaacaggaaatgtcTGAACGTTTTTTTGATGTACAGTGTTGGAATATCACGCCGCCTGATTAATGTCCTGAATGATTAATGATCTTTCTGTCGTACCATCGGCTTAATTTCTGGAAtgtctgaaatgaaagcattttctgtttcttttctgtcaGCTCCTCAGATTTACCACATGGCCGCTGTCCAAAGATCCGTTATAAATTGAAGTGAGCTTATTGTTGGAGTAGAATTGTACATGATGCTGCTAAATCTGTTGTCTTGACAGTCAACCAGACTGCTGTGATATAAAACTAAACTTGGCAGTAGAACACACAGAGTACATTGTCTGCCTCTTCCACACGTCTGTGGCTccatattttttctgtttttcttctcaccTTCTGTTCACAGTAGACCCGCATGAAGAAATGCTGCCTTTTCTCTTTGACTCAAAATGTTGAGGACACAGTTGCTTTATTTGACTAAAGTTTATTGGAAGAGTCATTGAGACTTTATTGGAAGTGTAACCAGTGGGAGTTCAAGAaaattgctgttttttcccTCTGGGGTAGAGAAACCTCTGTGAAAGAATAGATGGCACACCAATAGATCACCAAGATATTTCCCCcttatacatatttaaattaagaataaaatgaTGGTAACCTGTCACAGTCCTATCTGGTCtcattgtgttttctgggttttggttGTCTGTTCGCTTTGTGTGTCGCTCTGTGTTCCTGTCCTCCTCCCCAGCCTACTTTTCCCTCCGCACCTGCCCTGCCCTGCCCTGCTCCATTTGGGCTCAGCTCCCTGTCTGTTCTCCTGCTAAGTCACCTGTTTCCTATTGTTAGTTCTGTCTGTATTCAAGtccagttttttgtgtgttagtTATAGTAAATAGCTGTGATTTATCTGCCTGCACTCCACAGTGACATAACCCTGGGAGGCAAAGCAGGGGGCAGCTAGGTGAGGTTAAAATGTCCATAACTCAAACACCAacagattattaaaataaatgcatgcagCAAAATAGAGTCTTAGAGCAGGCTAGCATAACTGCTGTCTGAAAACACAAGAGTATACTCAACTGACAATATTACTACCTTCAATTTATTCAGTATCACACAAACCAATGTGAATTTCCCTTAAGACCATGTAACACcagactttctctctctggaagTTGCTGCACAATAAACTCTTGACAGATGCAGATTTGTCACCTATATGCATCACAGCTGCGTGGTTAACACAACATCTGTCTCAACTTTTTCAGGGCTCAGGTGTTGTATAAAGGTGTAACATAATCAGAAATAGTCACAACCAAAGCAAGTCAACCAATGTTGTATGATAGGTGTCAGAGGAGGACATTTATGTTAATGCTACAGTCATTGGAGTTGTTAACTTTGCTACAAGATGCTGTAGAGATACAGTCTTGTGGTTTCTGAATCTCTGTTCCTATGGCATCAAAACATAgaaaagcttttctttcttctgttaatTCAACATTTGGTGATAAATGGGAAAATTggcacaacttttttttctatgcaTTCCGGGTAAGGACTTCAATCCAGTCTACTTTCTAGGTTTTTTTGGAACCAATCTTCATATTTCCTGCACTGGGTATATGGCTGGGCAGGTGGTTCGTATAGAAACTAGAGATATGTACATAACAAAACCATTTTCTTTGCAGTGAGTATTTTTGACTCCTTCTGACAGCAGTACTGACATACTAGTCCTGATTTCCTCTAAACTCAAGGCCTGGACTCGACTCTGCTGATGGTGGGAAAAAGGTGAAGTGTGTCTATTCAGGTTATGTAATGACTGTAAAATGCCCTCCCTAAGCAATAGATTGAAGTAGTGAGGTGTGACATCACCCGTTGGTTTGCACTGGAGTCAGTTTGAagccatcttttctgttttggagtttagagtttgttttaattcaaGCAATAAAATGCTACATTTTAGCATCCACAGTGTTAAACAAACCTAGCATGGTTATATAGTCTTACTTTAAGGCTTCAGTATGCTTAAAACAAAGTGCTTGTTAGATCATTTATTAGATTTCTTGAAGAGAGATAATACTTCTCAGCAGGCTCTTTGTTTCAAGAATGGCCATTTAGGACAGGTACAACCCAGTCTCACGGATAGTTCATGAAATAGTCATGAAATGTCATCTATTAATTTGTGTCCATAGTCACGAATTTTCCTgatgctgtatttttttaaaatcacttcattttcattttgaagcTATAACCGCTACATTACTcagtatattattttttattttgattagaATATTTTAcccttgttgttgtttatttattggtCGCATGGGCAGACCTGACCTGTCTGACCTGACCTGACCTGACTTTATTTATAATCCATTGGCCAGAACACTTACCTAACActgttttgtggttttgtgttgagaaatgtaGAGGATTTCATTAAAATCAACAGTGAGGAAAAGTACCATATAATGTAGTCGCTTCTGCTAATtgtccaaaacaaaaatatatttataaaatagaCAGCGAGGAAAATAGCTGGTCTGCCCACAGGACtgattaaaatacaacaaccaGGATAAAATCTCATGATTAAATATTGAGTACTACGataatggtttaaaaaaattaattcaattcaattaaaaacaatatattgtcTGTGCTCCTGGTCCTGACTATTCTACAGGCACAAACTGTACTTCTAAAAtacattcaatcaatcaatcaatcttgatatatatatatatagcacaacaaaagtcatcttaaggcaccttacacatagagcaggtctagaccgtactctaaATTTGAATTAAAGAGACCCatcattcccacatgagcaagcacttggcgacagcggcaaggaaaaactcccctttaacaggaagaaacctcaggcagaaccgggctcaAAGTGGGtgaccatctgcctcgaccggttggggtcaTTAGTTGGGGAACTTGGGGAAAATTCTATTTCACGACTATTTCACAAACTACTGTAGACTGGGTTGGGTTCAAATACTGTCGGCTCCAGACAAGGCTGAATGTTAACTGTAAACTtcaaaatagtttgttttaagCATACACAAACCTATAGCTCATCCAGGACTACTAGACCTACAGCCTCATAGACTATTGAGGCTCAGGCCAAACTTTCGCAGAACCACAACAGCTACATATCTTCCTCAACCAGGACAAGCCTCTGAGGAACTCTGAGGATAAGATAAATGAtttctttattagtcccacattGGGgaaatttaaaacaacattaacaacaatGTGGAAGCTCTCAACATTTTCAGGCTGAAGTGGAGCTTAGTAATTCATACCTGTTGTGGTTTGATCCAGCTCTGTGGTGGTGATTGTCTGGATCTCCTTGGTGGTGTCAGGAAGTGCAACATGTTTAGGATCCAGCATTAGGGTTTCAATACTGTACTCTGACGTGGTATTTCTATCACCCTGACAGTCCTGggtactgaacacacacaacacggACATGAACACCATCATTTTGCATTTAAGATAAGAACGTATTGATCCACAGGGCTGTATATTCAGCCTCTGTACCACTTCAACACTtagcagcagcaggaaataGCTACTGTACCTGCAATCAGCCCCAATGGCAGTCTCGGCCCTCATTATGTCAGGCCAGGCCTGACGGGTGCTGGGCTCATTGGCAACTGGTTGTAGAGTTTCACTGATATAGCTCTGGGTGATGAAGGGATGATTCAGGACTCCGGTGGGAGTGATCCTCTTATTGGCATCCACCTGAAAAATTGCTTTCAGGAGTTCAACAGCCTGCATCCATTCTTGAGCTTCTTCATCACTCACCATCTCCTTACTcaactacattttaaaacattgtgcAATTCCAACAACAGTCAAGTTATTCTGATTCATGAAAAGAGAATCAAAGAAAGATGTTTTCAACAACCTACTTAACAACTTACCATTTTCAGATCATCCAGAGAGCTGAAGGGGTACCTCTTCTTGCCAATAGAGATTTTATTAGAGTACTGGTCATATGTCTAGAAGAGGAAAACAACTAAAGATTATTCTTTCTGTAATAGGGTATCTATCTTATCTGTTATAATTTAAGACCTACAAATGTCGAATATGATTTTGCTAAAGTTAAATACGATACCGTCATCATCCACTGGTCACTAGAATTCTTGATGAAGAAGTCTTTTGTTTTTAGACCCGCATCAAGAAGATGGTCTGCTGGTTGGCCCAAGATCTCACAGATAGTCTTCATCTGGAGACAAAACACAGTGTCACATCAAAATATTCGATGTGTACGATACGAATCAGCCTCAGTCTTTCTTTACATTGGATGATTCAAGTATTGCTTACCTGACTATACTCGACGAACCAAGGGAAGATCAATGAACCAAACATCATCTGTCCCATCACCACACCGAGGGACCACAAGTCAATGGCTTCTGTGAAAGGGAGTCCCAGTATAATCTCTGGTGCCCTGAATATGAGGGGAAAATCATTACATTGAATGAAGAACATTGTCATCGTTTTGAGACTGTAAATACAACTTTTCACTCAGCAGAAATATTCAGTATCATCAATACAAGGTAATCACAATACAT encodes:
- the LOC134004804 gene encoding homeodomain-interacting protein kinase 1-like, whose product is MQRHCRAILGSLAKNKTDSTMEDTSSSSSSSDSVFTIPINYRLVDFVGKGDYGLVAKCIRSDTGEAVALKISRYSYTAAQEASILQYLMEKNLDQNNIVKFYDWDQIKNTTSLVFELLDVNLSQYMAEHSENRLPLKDIRFIIKELATALSALRSAGVIHSDIKPKNIMLAKDQKQLVGVKLIDFGLAFHTREAVVGGYYQIPYYRAPEIILGLPFTEAIDLWSLGVVMGQMMFGSLIFPWFVEYSQMKTICEILGQPADHLLDAGLKTKDFFIKNSSDQWMMTTYDQYSNKISIGKKRYPFSSLDDLKMLSKEMVSDEEAQEWMQAVELLKAIFQVDANKRITPTGVLNHPFITQSYISETLQPVANEPSTRQAWPDIMRAETAIGADCSTQDCQGDRNTTSEYSIETLMLDPKHVALPDTTKEIQTITTTELDQTTTEFLRGLSWLRKICSCCGSAKVWPEPQ